From one Cynocephalus volans isolate mCynVol1 chromosome X, mCynVol1.pri, whole genome shotgun sequence genomic stretch:
- the LAMP2 gene encoding lysosome-associated membrane glycoprotein 2 isoform X2, which translates to MVCFRLSPVPGAGLVLFCLVLGAIRSYALELNLTNSENATCLYAKWQMKFTIHYETTNKTYKTVTISDLGTVTYNGSICGDDQNGPKIEVQFGSGFSWTVNFTKEVSNYLITSISFSYNTRDNTIFPDAQDKGILTVNDPVAIRIPLNEIFRCNSLSTLEENDVVQNYWDVLVQAFVQNGTVSTKEFLCDKDRTSTTVAPIIHTVVPSPTTTPTPKEKPKVGTYSISNGNGTCLLASMGLQLNVTQDKVASVININPNSTDFTGSCHPQTALLRLNSSIIKYLDFVFAVKNENRFYLKEVNVSMYLVNGSVFSIANNNLSYWDAPLGSSYMCNKEQTVSVSGTFQINTFDLRVQPFNVMEGKYSTAQDCSADDDNFLVPIAVGAALAGVLILVLLAYFIGLKRHHAGYEQF; encoded by the exons gAGCTATCCGGTCTTATGCATTGGAACTTAATTTGACAAATTCAGAAAATGCCACTTGCCTTTATGCAAAATGGCAGATGAAATTCACAATACATTATGAAACTACCAACAAAACTtat aaaactgTAACCATTTCAGACCTTGGCACTGTGACATATAATGGAAGCATTTGTGGGGATGACCAGAATGGTCCCAAAATAGAGGTACAGTTTGGATCTGGTTtttcctggactgtgaacttTACCAAGGAGGTGTCCAATTATTTAATTACCAGCATCTCGTTTTCCTACAACACTAGGGATAACACAATATTTCCTGATGCTCAAGATAAAG GAATTCTTACTGTTAATGACCCCGTGGCAATCAGAATTCCATTGAATGAAATCTTTAGATGCAATAGTCTATCAACTTTAGAAGAGAATGATGTTGTCCAAAACTATTGGGATGTTCTTGTGCAAGCTTTTGTCCAAAATGGCACAGTGAGCACAAAAG agttTCTGTGTGATAAAGACAGAACTTCAACAACGGTGGCACCCATCATTCACACCGTTGTGCCATCTCCTACTACAACACCCACTCCGAAGGAAAAACCAAAGGTTGGAACCTATTCAATTAGTAATGGCAATGGTACTTGTCTGCTGGCTAGCATGGGGCTGCAGCTGAACGTCACTCAGGATAAG GTTGCTTCGGTTATTAACATCAACCCCAATTCAACTGACTTCACTGGCAGCTGCCACCCTCAAACTGCTCTGCTGAGGCTGAATAGCAGCATCATTAAGTATCTTGACTTTGTCTTTGCTGTG aaaaatgaaaaccgaTTCTATCTGAAGGAAGTGAATGTCAGCATGTATTTGGTTAATGGCTCTG ttttcagcaTTGCAAATAATAATCTTAGCTACTGGGATGCCCCCCTGGGAAGTTCTTATATGTGCAATAAAGAGCAGACTGTTTCAGTGTCTGGAACATTTCAGATAAATACCTTTGATCTAAGGGTTCAGCCTTTCAATGTGATGGAAGGAAAGTATTCCACAG CTCAAGACTGCAGTGCAGATGACGACAACTTCCTTGTGCCCATAGCGGTGGGAGCAGCCTTGGCAGGAGTACTTATTCTAGTGTTGCTGGCTTATTTTATTGGTCTCAAGCGCCATCATGCTGGATATGAGCAATTTTAG
- the LAMP2 gene encoding lysosome-associated membrane glycoprotein 2 isoform X1, giving the protein MVCFRLSPVPGAGLVLFCLVLGAIRSYALELNLTNSENATCLYAKWQMKFTIHYETTNKTYKTVTISDLGTVTYNGSICGDDQNGPKIEVQFGSGFSWTVNFTKEVSNYLITSISFSYNTRDNTIFPDAQDKGILTVNDPVAIRIPLNEIFRCNSLSTLEENDVVQNYWDVLVQAFVQNGTVSTKEFLCDKDRTSTTVAPIIHTVVPSPTTTPTPKEKPKVGTYSISNGNGTCLLASMGLQLNVTQDKVASVININPNSTDFTGSCHPQTALLRLNSSIIKYLDFVFAVKNENRFYLKEVNVSMYLVNGSVFSIANNNLSYWDAPLGSSYMCNKEQTVSVSGTFQINTFDLRVQPFNVMEGKYSTAQECSLDDDTILVPIIVGAGLSGLIIVIVIAYLIGRRKSYAGYQTL; this is encoded by the exons gAGCTATCCGGTCTTATGCATTGGAACTTAATTTGACAAATTCAGAAAATGCCACTTGCCTTTATGCAAAATGGCAGATGAAATTCACAATACATTATGAAACTACCAACAAAACTtat aaaactgTAACCATTTCAGACCTTGGCACTGTGACATATAATGGAAGCATTTGTGGGGATGACCAGAATGGTCCCAAAATAGAGGTACAGTTTGGATCTGGTTtttcctggactgtgaacttTACCAAGGAGGTGTCCAATTATTTAATTACCAGCATCTCGTTTTCCTACAACACTAGGGATAACACAATATTTCCTGATGCTCAAGATAAAG GAATTCTTACTGTTAATGACCCCGTGGCAATCAGAATTCCATTGAATGAAATCTTTAGATGCAATAGTCTATCAACTTTAGAAGAGAATGATGTTGTCCAAAACTATTGGGATGTTCTTGTGCAAGCTTTTGTCCAAAATGGCACAGTGAGCACAAAAG agttTCTGTGTGATAAAGACAGAACTTCAACAACGGTGGCACCCATCATTCACACCGTTGTGCCATCTCCTACTACAACACCCACTCCGAAGGAAAAACCAAAGGTTGGAACCTATTCAATTAGTAATGGCAATGGTACTTGTCTGCTGGCTAGCATGGGGCTGCAGCTGAACGTCACTCAGGATAAG GTTGCTTCGGTTATTAACATCAACCCCAATTCAACTGACTTCACTGGCAGCTGCCACCCTCAAACTGCTCTGCTGAGGCTGAATAGCAGCATCATTAAGTATCTTGACTTTGTCTTTGCTGTG aaaaatgaaaaccgaTTCTATCTGAAGGAAGTGAATGTCAGCATGTATTTGGTTAATGGCTCTG ttttcagcaTTGCAAATAATAATCTTAGCTACTGGGATGCCCCCCTGGGAAGTTCTTATATGTGCAATAAAGAGCAGACTGTTTCAGTGTCTGGAACATTTCAGATAAATACCTTTGATCTAAGGGTTCAGCCTTTCAATGTGATGGAAGGAAAGTATTCCACAG CCCAGGAGTGTTCGCTGGATGATGACACCATTCTAGTACCAATTATAGTTGGTGCTGGTCTTTCAGGCTTGATTATCGTTATAGTGATTGCTTACCTAATTGGCAGAAGAAAGAGTTATGCTGGATATCAGACTCTGTAA